The Myotis daubentonii chromosome 9, mMyoDau2.1, whole genome shotgun sequence genome has a segment encoding these proteins:
- the OTUB1 gene encoding ubiquitin thioesterase OTUB1 isoform X2: MVPRPLQIAVQNPLVSERLELSVLYKEYAEDDNIYQQKIKDLHKKYSYIRKTRPDGNCFYRAFGFSHLEALLDDSKELQRFKAVSAKSKEDLVSQGFTEFTIEDFHNTFMDLIEQVEKQTSVADLLASFNDQSTSDYLVVYLRLLTSGYLQRESKFFEHFIEGGRTVKEFCQQEVEPMCKESDHIHIIALAQALNVSIQVEYMDRGEGGTTNPHIFPEGSEPKVYLLYRPGHYDILYK, translated from the exons ATGGTTCCCCGCCCTCTGCAGATTGCTGTGCAGAACCCCCTGGTCTCCGAGCGGCTGGAGCTCTCGGTCCTGTACAAGGAGTATGCTGAGGACGACAACATCTACCAACAGAAGATCAAG GACCTCCACAAAAAGTACTCGTACATCCGCAAGACCAGGCCCGACGGGAACTGCTTCTACCGAGCCTTCGGCTTCTCCCACCTGGAGGCGCTGCTGGATGACAGCAAGGAGTTGcagag GTTCAAGGCTGTGTCTGCTAAGAGCAAAGAAGACCTGGTGTCCCAGGGCTTCACCGAGTTCACAATTGAGGATTTCCACAACACG TTCATGGACCTGATCGAGCAGGTGGAGAAGCAGACCTCAGTAGCCGACCTGCTGGCTTCCTTCAACGACCAGAGCACCTCGGACTACCTGGTGGTCTACCTGCGGCTGCTCACCTCTGGCTACCTGCAGCGGGAGAGCAAGTTCTTCGAGCACTTCATTGAGGGTGGGCGGACTGTCAAGGAGTTCTGCCAGCAG GAGGTGGAGCCCATGTGCAAGGAGAGCGATCACATCCACATCATCGCGCTGGCCCAGGCCCTCAACGTCTCCATCCAGGTGGAGTACATGGACCGCGGCGAGGGCGGCACCACCAACCCGCACATCTTCCCCGAGGGCTCCGAGCCCAAGGTCTACCTTCTCTACCGGCCTGGACACTACGACATCCTCTACAAATAG
- the OTUB1 gene encoding ubiquitin thioesterase OTUB1 isoform X1 — MAAEEPQQQKQEPLGSDAEGVNCLAYDEAIMAQQDRIQQEIAVQNPLVSERLELSVLYKEYAEDDNIYQQKIKDLHKKYSYIRKTRPDGNCFYRAFGFSHLEALLDDSKELQRFKAVSAKSKEDLVSQGFTEFTIEDFHNTFMDLIEQVEKQTSVADLLASFNDQSTSDYLVVYLRLLTSGYLQRESKFFEHFIEGGRTVKEFCQQEVEPMCKESDHIHIIALAQALNVSIQVEYMDRGEGGTTNPHIFPEGSEPKVYLLYRPGHYDILYK, encoded by the exons ATGGCGGCGGAGGAACCTCAGCAGCAGAAGCAGGAGCCGCTGGGCAGCGACGCCGAAG GTGTTAACTGTCTTGCCTATGATGAAGCCATCATGGCTCAGCAGGACCGAATTCAACaagag ATTGCTGTGCAGAACCCCCTGGTCTCCGAGCGGCTGGAGCTCTCGGTCCTGTACAAGGAGTATGCTGAGGACGACAACATCTACCAACAGAAGATCAAG GACCTCCACAAAAAGTACTCGTACATCCGCAAGACCAGGCCCGACGGGAACTGCTTCTACCGAGCCTTCGGCTTCTCCCACCTGGAGGCGCTGCTGGATGACAGCAAGGAGTTGcagag GTTCAAGGCTGTGTCTGCTAAGAGCAAAGAAGACCTGGTGTCCCAGGGCTTCACCGAGTTCACAATTGAGGATTTCCACAACACG TTCATGGACCTGATCGAGCAGGTGGAGAAGCAGACCTCAGTAGCCGACCTGCTGGCTTCCTTCAACGACCAGAGCACCTCGGACTACCTGGTGGTCTACCTGCGGCTGCTCACCTCTGGCTACCTGCAGCGGGAGAGCAAGTTCTTCGAGCACTTCATTGAGGGTGGGCGGACTGTCAAGGAGTTCTGCCAGCAG GAGGTGGAGCCCATGTGCAAGGAGAGCGATCACATCCACATCATCGCGCTGGCCCAGGCCCTCAACGTCTCCATCCAGGTGGAGTACATGGACCGCGGCGAGGGCGGCACCACCAACCCGCACATCTTCCCCGAGGGCTCCGAGCCCAAGGTCTACCTTCTCTACCGGCCTGGACACTACGACATCCTCTACAAATAG
- the LOC132241488 gene encoding cytochrome c oxidase subunit 8A, mitochondrial, producing the protein MSPLTPLLLRGLAGPARRLLVPRAHVHSKPPREQLGTLDVVIGLTSCFLCILGPSGWVLSHLESYKKRE; encoded by the exons ATGTCTCCGCTGACGCCGCTCCTGCTGCGGGGCCTCGCCGGCCCGGCCCGGCGGCTCCTGGTGCCGCGCGCCCACGTGCATTCCAAGCCTCCGCGGGAGCAGCTCGGCACCCTG GATGTCGTCATTGGGCTCACCTCCTGCTTCCTGTGCATCCTCGGGCCCTCGGGCTGGGTGCTCTCGCACCTGGAGAGCTACAAGAAGCGGGAGTGA
- the NAA40 gene encoding N-alpha-acetyltransferase 40 isoform X1, whose translation MGRKSSKAKEKKQKRLEERAAMDAVCAKVDAANRLGDPLEAFPVFKKYDRNGLNVSIECKRVSGLEAATVDWAFDLTKMNMQTMYEQSEWGWKDREKREEMTDDRAWYLIAWENSSVPVAFSHFRFDVECGDEVLYCYEVQLESKVRRKGLGKFLIQILQLVANSTQMKKVMLTVFKHNHGAYQFFREALQFEIDDSSPSMSGCCGEDCSYEILSRRTKFGDSQHSHADHGFLIPPTQGDQKEPPV comes from the exons AGGAAGTCGAGCAAAGCAAAGGAGAAGAAGCAGAAGCGGCTGGAGGAGCGCGCAGCCATGGACGCCGTCTGTGCCAAAGTGGACGCCGCCAACAGG CTTGGCGACCCTTTAGAGGCTTTCCCCGTGTTCAAGAAATACGATCGAAATGG GCTAAACGTCTCCATCGAGTGTAAGCGAGTGTCTGGATTGGAGGCAGCCACAGTGGACTGGGCCTTCGACCTGACCAAAATGAACATGCAGACCAT GTATGAGCAGAGTGAGTGGGGCTGGAAGGACCGAGAAAAGCGGGAGGAAATGACAGATGACCGAGCCTGGTACCTCATTGCTTGGGAAAACAGTTCCGTCCCCGTTGCCTTCTCTCACTTCCGGTTCGACGTGGAGTGTGGGGATGAAGTCCTGTACTG CTACGAAGTGCAGTTGGAAAGCAAGGTGCGGCGGAAAGGCCTGGGGAAGTTCCTCATTCAGATTCTGCAGCTCGTGGCCAATAG CACCCAGATGAAGAAGGTGATGTTAACAGTATTTAAGCACAATCATGGCGCCTACCAGTTCTTCAGAGAAGCGCTGCA GTTTGAAATCGATGACTCTTCCCCCAGCATGTCAGGTTGCTGTGGGGAGGACTGCTCCTACGAGATCCTGAGCCGGAGGACCAAGTTTGGGGACAGTCAGCATTCCCATGCTG ATCATGGATTTCTGATACCTCCCACTCAAGGGGACCAAAAGGAACCCCCAGTGTAA
- the NAA40 gene encoding N-alpha-acetyltransferase 40 isoform X2, producing the protein MGRKSSKAKEKKQKRLEERAAMDAVCAKVDAANRLGDPLEAFPVFKKYDRNGLNVSIECKRVSGLEAATVDWAFDLTKMNMQTMYEQSEWGWKDREKREEMTDDRAWYLIAWENSSVPVAFSHFRFDVECGDEVLYCYEVQLESKVRRKGLGKFLIQILQLVANSTQMKKVMLTVFKHNHGAYQFFREALQFEIDDSSPSMSGCCGEDCSYEILSRRTKFGDSQHSHAGGHCGGCCH; encoded by the exons AGGAAGTCGAGCAAAGCAAAGGAGAAGAAGCAGAAGCGGCTGGAGGAGCGCGCAGCCATGGACGCCGTCTGTGCCAAAGTGGACGCCGCCAACAGG CTTGGCGACCCTTTAGAGGCTTTCCCCGTGTTCAAGAAATACGATCGAAATGG GCTAAACGTCTCCATCGAGTGTAAGCGAGTGTCTGGATTGGAGGCAGCCACAGTGGACTGGGCCTTCGACCTGACCAAAATGAACATGCAGACCAT GTATGAGCAGAGTGAGTGGGGCTGGAAGGACCGAGAAAAGCGGGAGGAAATGACAGATGACCGAGCCTGGTACCTCATTGCTTGGGAAAACAGTTCCGTCCCCGTTGCCTTCTCTCACTTCCGGTTCGACGTGGAGTGTGGGGATGAAGTCCTGTACTG CTACGAAGTGCAGTTGGAAAGCAAGGTGCGGCGGAAAGGCCTGGGGAAGTTCCTCATTCAGATTCTGCAGCTCGTGGCCAATAG CACCCAGATGAAGAAGGTGATGTTAACAGTATTTAAGCACAATCATGGCGCCTACCAGTTCTTCAGAGAAGCGCTGCA GTTTGAAATCGATGACTCTTCCCCCAGCATGTCAGGTTGCTGTGGGGAGGACTGCTCCTACGAGATCCTGAGCCGGAGGACCAAGTTTGGGGACAGTCAGCATTCCCATGCTGGTGGGCACTGTGGTGGCTGCTGTCACTGA